The sequence TAATCTATTCTAAGCGATGACCGATCGAAGGACTTGAATCGTACGTTGCGTCAGATTGTACGATTTCGGACAGCGTGGTTCGTGCCCAGAATCGCACGTTGCGTGAGATTGTACGATTCCGAACACGCGTCGTTCGTACCCAGAAAGGTTGCGACGGTCTCCCGTCGCATCAACACTCATGACAGACAGAATGTCTCAGAGCCCAAAGCTCGCCTCCCTTTATCCCGTCACGCTCCTTGACAACACCGCTCCGCTGTCAGTTGACAGTGCGATCTATGCCCCCCTCGCAGCGGGTCGGCTCCGGTGGACGAGCCCTGCAAAGGCTCGACGGCCAACGGCTGCGCGGCCGCACGTCAGACCCGGTGCAATGCCGGCGACCACACCGCCTCACATGCAGGTTTCACGCCCATGCGGGATGTGCCCGCCAATGGTTCGGCGCGAGCGGCAGCGCGTGCACCGTCGCCAGCCCTTCGGACGTGACTGGATGCCCAGCCGCCGGCGTTCGGCGTCCATCGAGGGTCTGTGCCTCGCAGCGAGAGATATTGGGTACAGCATGACAAAGCCCAAGCAAATTTGCGGCCAGCAGACGTGACAACGGGTCGCGTACGCTGCGATCGAGACGTGTTTGCAACCGCCCGCATTCTAGGCACCAGTAGGCGAATGGCCGAGTTCGCCGCTTCAGAACGGAGTGTCTAGCAATGTGAGGCGGGCAAGTTGGACGCGCGGCGGTGCCGATCGCCTAAATCATCGCTCGTCAGCCATCAACCTTCCGCCGCAAGGCGCCACTCCTTTTCAGGTCGTCAAACGCGATGAGGAGATCTAGATCAAGATTCCAAGAAACGCATTGTCAGCGATCCGCGATGTGAATGCATTTCATCCAAACAATCGATTTACCGATTCAACATGTTCTCGCGATCATATCGACATCACGATGTCGGGAACCCACGAATTTGTCGCAGCGACGAGCGAGGGTGCTGCCACGCCTATGGATGCTTTTGATTGATCCCGTCCTACGCCCTTGTGGCAAAGCCAGATCTGACGTCACCAAAATGCATGTGGGATCGAAAATGCGATTCAAACTGACAGAAGTGTTCGATTGGCCAGTGCCCCTCTTCTTCGTCTGCTCCGCGACACTTTTAAGTTTCGCTGGGGCCATGTTCGCGGGCGCCAACGTGCTCAGTGGTTTCGGCATGATTTGAGACGAGGGGATGAAATGCGAACGCTACTGGTTGATCATGAGAGAGATCCAGCGCGCATTATACACCAAGCGCTTTCTGGCTGTGGGTTCGCCGTTGATTTGGCGTCTACGCTCGATGAGGCAGCCGCCGCTGTTGGTTGTGCCCGCTATGACATTCTCCTAATCGAGTTGTCTCTACCGGATGGAGACGGCTTGGAGTGGCTAAAGCAGTTGAGGCGCGACGGGTATTCGATGCCCGCAGTGATGATGAGCAGCCTTAACCAGCTCGGCAGGCGGATCGCGATTTTCAATGGGGGCGCGGACGACTTCCTGCCAAAGCCCGTGTCTCCTGATGAACTCATCGCCCGGATGCGCGCCACGCTGCGCCGAGCAAACCAAATGACGGCGCCCGTCGTTACTTTTGGAAACTTAAGATTCGATCCTATCGGCCGGCAAGCATCCGTCAATGGTCGGCCGCTGAAGATTGCGCGCCGCGAAGTGTGCATTCTTGAACATTTGCTCAGCCGCGCAGGGCGCATCGTGGCGCGCGCGTCATTGGAGGATGGCCTGTATGCATTTGACAACGAAGTCTCGACCAACGCGCTTGAGGTTGGCATCTATCGTTTACGCGCTCATTTGCGTCAGTCCGGTGCGACGCTGCGGATCAAGACAGCGCGCGGGATCGGCTACATCCTTGAAATCCGCGACGTCGGCCGCGTCGGCAATCGAACTTGAAAGAAAAGATCCTCTTGAACGTCATTATTGATAAGCATGCTGGCGCCAATGGTAGAGCGATCGTTGCCAACGCCTTCTCGTCGACCTTTCTGCCTCCGCTGTCGCATCTTTTGTGCGCGGTCGTTCTGCTATGCCCATTAGCTGCTGCAGCTCAGATCAAGCGCGATGATGGAGGAGGAGCGCCGCGTAAGGTCCCTGACAGCATCACCGGGACGCTGAACCTTACCTCTTCTCTCGGCAAGACAGTTCATCTGCCCGCGCCAGCCGCGAGCATCTTTGTCGCCGATCCTACGATCGCGGATTATCAGGCGCCGTCGAACAAGACCATCTTCGTCTTTGGCAAGAAATCGGGACGCACGAGCCTGTTCGCACTGAACGACAACGGGGACGCTCTTGCTGAGCTACGCGTTGTGGTCTCGCAGCCGATCGCGGATCTGCGTGCCACGTTGAAAGCCCAGGTCGGCGACTATCCGATCCAAGTCAGCTATACCCCGCGCGGCGCTATTCTTAGCGGAACGGCCCCGAATGCGGAGATCGTCGACAGCGCGATGAAGGTCACTGAGCAGTTTCTCGGTTCGGGTGCACTCGTCGTCAATAAGATCCAGGTGGCGGGATCCTTGCAGGTCAATCTGAGCGTACGCGTAGCCGAGGTGTCTCGGAGCGCCATGAAGGAATTCGGAATCAACCTTTCCGCTTTCGGTCAAGCTGGTCCTTTCACCCTCGGCTTGATCAGCGGCAGTGGTGGAGGTACCGGCGCCAAGCAGGGTGGCGGTACTGCAACGATCGGATTGAATGCCGGCGGTGTCAACATCAGCGCTGTACTCGATGCGCTGGCCAGCGAGCACCTCGCTTCCGTCCTTGCTGAACCGAACCTGACCGCAATGTCCGGGGAATCCGCCAGCTTTCTGGCCGGCGGCGAGTTTCCGATTCCGGTCTTGCAGGACAATCGGCAGGTCTCCGTCGAGTTCCGCCAATTTGGCGTGAGCCTCGAGTTCGTGCCGACCGTTCTTAGCAACAACCAGATCAATATCCGCGTGAAGCCCGAAGTCAGTGAGCTGTCGGCACAAGGCGCGGTCACCGTAAACGGAATCTCCGTGCCGGCTCTCGCCACCCGGCGTGCCAGCACGGTGGTCGAGCTCGCAAGCGGCCAAAGCTTTGCAATCGGTGGGCTCATGCGGCGCAATTTTAACACTGATATCACGACTTTCCCTTGGCTCGGCGATCTGCCGGTTCTTGGTGCGCTGTTTCGCTCGTCGCAGTTTCAACGGGAAGAGACGGAGCTCGTGATTATCGTCACGCCTTACGTTGTGCGGCCGAGATCGAACACACGGCAGATGAGTGCCCCCACCGACCGCATCGCACCGCCCTCAGATCTAGCGCGCGGTCTGACGAACAATTTGGCAACTCGGCCGCAAGATCATGCTCCCCGCACCAGCGTACCGAGCGCGACTAGGGGTGCCGGCGATACTGCCCAATGAGGATCAGCCAATGACTTTTCGCATCGTATGCCCCCTGATCGCTCTGACGGCGAGTCTCGCCGGCTGCACCAGCGCTGCACCGAGCTATATCGAGCCGGCCGCACAACCGACCCTAGTTCAGCAGGAGAGGACCGTTTTGGTGTTAAAGAGTCTTGGGGGGCCCGGACGGAAGCGTCTGCGGGAGTTCATAGCGAGTGCCAGTCGCGGTCGGCGTGACGCGCTCCATCTCGATGTCGCCGGCCCACCTCAGCTCGGAGCGGAGATAGCCAGTGAGGCCCGCGCAATGGGCGTTGCCCCCTACAACATCCGCCTG comes from Bradyrhizobium diazoefficiens and encodes:
- a CDS encoding type II and III secretion system protein family protein — protein: MKEKILLNVIIDKHAGANGRAIVANAFSSTFLPPLSHLLCAVVLLCPLAAAAQIKRDDGGGAPRKVPDSITGTLNLTSSLGKTVHLPAPAASIFVADPTIADYQAPSNKTIFVFGKKSGRTSLFALNDNGDALAELRVVVSQPIADLRATLKAQVGDYPIQVSYTPRGAILSGTAPNAEIVDSAMKVTEQFLGSGALVVNKIQVAGSLQVNLSVRVAEVSRSAMKEFGINLSAFGQAGPFTLGLISGSGGGTGAKQGGGTATIGLNAGGVNISAVLDALASEHLASVLAEPNLTAMSGESASFLAGGEFPIPVLQDNRQVSVEFRQFGVSLEFVPTVLSNNQINIRVKPEVSELSAQGAVTVNGISVPALATRRASTVVELASGQSFAIGGLMRRNFNTDITTFPWLGDLPVLGALFRSSQFQREETELVIIVTPYVVRPRSNTRQMSAPTDRIAPPSDLARGLTNNLATRPQDHAPRTSVPSATRGAGDTAQ
- a CDS encoding response regulator transcription factor, with amino-acid sequence MRTLLVDHERDPARIIHQALSGCGFAVDLASTLDEAAAAVGCARYDILLIELSLPDGDGLEWLKQLRRDGYSMPAVMMSSLNQLGRRIAIFNGGADDFLPKPVSPDELIARMRATLRRANQMTAPVVTFGNLRFDPIGRQASVNGRPLKIARREVCILEHLLSRAGRIVARASLEDGLYAFDNEVSTNALEVGIYRLRAHLRQSGATLRIKTARGIGYILEIRDVGRVGNRT